In Halococcus salsus, one genomic interval encodes:
- a CDS encoding glycosyltransferase, whose translation MNKPNPPVSVIMPTVEWQSACREILDQLREIDELLVVCDTANDPIANQNIPFSVDLVMAGRPVGCSGKANAIAAGMEAASNDRIVWTDDDFVHPPDWLDALHTDYNAHGPISEVAFFVGQDTLSTLLEPVYAAGGSLIPLLEGQSWAGALMFERSDVDIECFIEELRQTVSDDGLLSEHIDFTVVRRVRQVEVGGTIRASLERHTRFTQLVWHHDRRNMLSLLVVSTLVAVFCVASPLLAAVCLTGIYAGIYTYLGVERWTFLLAYPAALLQVPLFLYGLWRDTFVWGGRRYRWRSKFNVEVED comes from the coding sequence ATGAACAAGCCCAATCCGCCGGTAAGTGTGATTATGCCCACCGTTGAGTGGCAGTCTGCATGCAGAGAAATACTAGATCAATTGAGAGAAATTGATGAATTGCTCGTCGTTTGTGACACAGCTAACGATCCAATAGCGAATCAAAATATTCCTTTTTCAGTAGATCTCGTCATGGCCGGTCGCCCAGTTGGGTGTTCTGGCAAAGCGAACGCTATTGCAGCGGGAATGGAAGCGGCTTCGAATGATCGAATTGTCTGGACAGACGATGACTTCGTTCATCCACCGGACTGGCTAGACGCGCTACATACGGATTACAACGCTCATGGACCGATTTCAGAGGTAGCTTTCTTTGTTGGTCAAGATACTCTTTCGACTCTCCTCGAACCGGTCTATGCAGCGGGCGGTTCTCTTATTCCACTTTTAGAAGGTCAATCGTGGGCAGGTGCACTGATGTTTGAACGCTCGGATGTCGATATAGAATGCTTTATCGAAGAATTACGGCAGACTGTCAGTGACGATGGACTGCTTTCGGAACACATTGACTTCACTGTGGTTCGGAGGGTACGGCAGGTAGAGGTCGGAGGAACAATCCGAGCGTCGCTTGAGCGTCACACGAGATTCACACAGTTGGTTTGGCACCACGACCGACGAAACATGCTCAGTCTCCTCGTCGTCTCAACACTGGTGGCGGTTTTCTGCGTAGCAAGTCCACTGTTGGCTGCGGTTTGCTTGACCGGGATTTATGCGGGCATCTATACCTATCTCGGTGTAGAGCGGTGGACGTTCTTACTTGCGTATCCTGCAGCACTCCTCCAAGTTCCGCTGTTTCTCTATGGCCTCTGGAGGGATACGTTTGTTTGGGGAGGCCGACGATACCGTTGGCGAAGCAAATTCAATGTTGAGGTAGAGGATTAA
- a CDS encoding DNA-directed RNA polymerase subunit epsilon, whose amino-acid sequence MTDEDAGRYLLPAVEDRRPELLSERDISPLSQLPGDSAVSRADLQRDETVRQWGLVTPSATRIGRADTPEHDLSENVRRLHDERHPAMKGYSRRAHRLEKLRLTHALCSSLDLTPWQRDRAIGTMVDLDLTTFGSQRAIPKVALVVIRHVVDREREHHLGLHDDEWIADQSPQKLADLYEQFHSITDEESFTSLCEKHDLDTTSLNRLRRTLVDQLDERGLHDAVYGRNPYRDPSLPSPEIRSSA is encoded by the coding sequence ATGACCGACGAGGATGCTGGTCGGTATTTACTCCCAGCAGTCGAAGACCGCCGTCCGGAACTGCTCAGCGAACGCGATATCTCGCCGCTCAGCCAGCTCCCTGGGGATAGTGCTGTCTCACGAGCGGACCTCCAGCGTGACGAAACCGTCCGACAATGGGGGCTCGTCACGCCGAGTGCAACGCGTATCGGCCGCGCAGATACACCCGAGCACGACCTCAGCGAGAACGTTCGCCGGCTCCACGACGAGCGTCATCCGGCGATGAAGGGCTACAGCCGGCGTGCTCACCGTCTCGAGAAGCTCCGACTGACCCACGCCCTGTGTAGTAGCCTCGACCTCACCCCGTGGCAGCGCGACCGGGCTATTGGGACGATGGTCGACCTCGACCTTACCACCTTCGGGAGTCAGCGTGCCATTCCCAAAGTCGCGCTCGTCGTGATCCGCCACGTCGTCGACCGCGAACGCGAGCATCATCTCGGTCTCCATGACGACGAGTGGATCGCCGACCAATCCCCCCAGAAACTCGCCGACCTCTACGAGCAATTCCACTCCATCACCGACGAGGAATCGTTCACGAGCCTCTGTGAGAAACACGACCTCGATACCACCAGTCTTAATCGGCTCCGCCGAACCCTCGTCGACCAACTCGACGAGCGTGGCCTCCATGATGCAGTCTATGGCCGCAATCCCTACCGTGACCCGAGCTTACCGAGTCCCGAGATTCGTTCCTCGGCTTGA
- a CDS encoding cytosine deaminase: protein MARYLVQNAQLLDGDVVDIEIEDSDVASLNPAGSSDPESYSSDNQYDAEERLVTPSLTEPHLHLDATQTAGGPRWNRSGTLTEGIEIWGERKQSITKQDVKDRALKTIKWLVSHGTTRIRTHADTTEETLTGVEALCELREEVADLVDLQVVAFPQDGILTDESHEDLLRDAIDVGVDLIGGIPHRELTPEDGAASVKIAADLAERHELPVDLHIDETDDPNSRFTEVLASEALKRDIGDRVTASHATAMHSYSNAHAQKVISMLSESGVSVITNPLANIVLQGRYDDYPRRRGHTRVDELRAAGVTIGIGHDSVLDPFYHYGTGDQLDAAFMLIHYLHMNGYQDVADVWEMLTTENATVFSDDDYGLEPGSDGSLVVYDAMSPFDALRTRAPRTLVLRSGHEVARTEPQQTTVRHAGDSERIRYRR from the coding sequence ATGGCACGCTACCTGGTTCAGAACGCTCAGCTGTTAGATGGGGATGTCGTCGACATCGAGATCGAGGACAGCGATGTCGCTTCGCTCAATCCGGCTGGAAGCAGTGACCCTGAGAGCTACAGCTCGGATAATCAATATGATGCTGAAGAGCGATTGGTTACACCAAGTCTCACCGAACCTCATCTGCATCTCGATGCCACACAGACTGCAGGTGGTCCCCGTTGGAACAGGTCGGGAACGCTGACGGAAGGGATTGAAATTTGGGGTGAGCGCAAGCAGTCTATTACAAAGCAAGACGTCAAAGACCGTGCTCTGAAGACAATCAAATGGCTTGTGAGCCATGGAACAACTCGGATTCGAACACATGCAGATACGACAGAAGAGACGCTTACTGGGGTTGAGGCTCTCTGTGAACTCCGAGAGGAGGTAGCCGATTTAGTCGACTTGCAAGTCGTTGCTTTCCCTCAAGATGGAATTTTAACTGACGAGTCCCACGAGGACCTCCTTCGTGATGCCATCGACGTGGGAGTGGACCTCATCGGTGGAATTCCACATCGTGAGCTAACCCCAGAAGATGGGGCTGCGTCCGTGAAGATCGCGGCTGATCTGGCTGAACGCCATGAACTTCCGGTTGATCTACACATCGATGAAACGGATGACCCAAACTCACGGTTCACAGAGGTATTGGCTAGTGAGGCGCTGAAACGAGATATTGGAGACCGGGTGACTGCAAGTCACGCTACGGCAATGCATTCCTATTCGAACGCCCATGCGCAGAAGGTGATCTCGATGCTTAGCGAGAGTGGAGTTTCGGTAATCACCAACCCACTAGCTAACATTGTACTCCAGGGCCGCTATGACGATTATCCCCGACGTCGAGGCCATACGCGTGTCGACGAACTACGAGCAGCCGGAGTCACCATCGGTATCGGGCACGACTCGGTTCTCGATCCATTCTATCACTATGGAACTGGTGACCAGTTGGACGCTGCATTCATGCTCATCCACTATCTTCACATGAATGGTTATCAAGACGTAGCGGATGTCTGGGAAATGCTAACAACTGAAAACGCGACGGTATTCTCAGACGATGACTATGGGCTTGAGCCTGGCTCAGACGGCTCGCTCGTTGTTTACGATGCAATGAGCCCATTTGACGCGCTGCGTACGCGCGCCCCTAGAACTCTCGTCTTACGAAGTGGTCATGAGGTGGCACGAACTGAGCCCCAACAAACGACGGTACGCCACGCTGGTGACTCAGAACGGATCCGGTACCGGCGCTGA